The region TAGCCTCGACTACCAAATTGTGGCGTCGATTTGCCATTTGGCGCGCATGAAGAAAATGCGAGTGGTTGCAGAGTACGTCGAAAGTGAAGAAATACGCAGTGCGGTCGTTTCGCTGGGTATTGATTATATGCAGGGGTATTTGATTGGCAAACCGCAGCCGTTGGATGCGATCCTGGAAGAACAGGCGCCAGACGTGCTGGCACCTGTCGAAAACTCACGCGGCGATATCGGGTGAGCTCTCTTCTTCAATTTTGAGTCGCCATCCTGTAACGGCTTCCCAGTACTGCTGTTCTTTTTCCAGATCGAGCAACACCAGGGCGTTTTGGCTGAACCAGTCGTGCGGGAAACGCAATGTCCAGTGATTGTCGTCGGTTATCAGCGTCAGCGTTGGCGGCGTTGTCGTCGCCTGACGCTGATTATTCAGCAATACCCCCAGCCGGAGCAGCTGGATTAACGGCAGGAACTGTTTTTTCTTGAACAGGGTGAAACGCGGGAGGTCGTCCAGCTTCACGGCTTTACGGTGATAGCGAACTAACGTCGCCATCATCAACTGCTGCTCCTGGTTGAACCCCGGCAGGTCGCTGTTTTGCAGAATATAAGCCGAGTGGCGGTGCAGGGCGCTGTGGTTAATGTTTAACCCAACTTCGTGCAGCATTGCCGCCCAGCGGAGTAGCGCTTCCAGTTGCGGATTCGCCAGTTTTGGCTGCTGAGCGTGCCACTGTTCATACATCTGCATGGTCGTTTCCAGTACGCGTCGAGCCTGTTCACTGTCGATGTTGTACTGGTTCGCCAGGCTACTGGCGGTACGGCTGCGCACATCCTGGTGGCGAAAACGACCTTCCATTTCATACAGTACGCCTTCACGCAGTGCGCCATCGGAAAGCCGAAGCTCACGGATAGCCAGCGCATCAAAAACGCCGCACAGAATAGCCAGACCCGGCACAAAAACCGCTTTTCGTTCTTCAGACAACCCCGGCAAACTGAGCGCCTCAAAGGAGTTGTGTTTCAGGACTTCACTGGTCAGCTTGTCCAGACGTTCAGGGGTGATAAAACCATCTTTCTCGCCCATCTCCAGCAGTACTTCGTGCGCCGCCTTAATGGTGCCTGAGGCGCCCAGCGCGACGTTCCAGCCCTGAATGCGAAACTGCCAGGTCAATGTCTCCAGTTTTTGCGCTGCCGCCATACGGGCGCGCTGGAAATTTTCCCGGCTAATTGTGCCGCCAGGGAAATACATCTGAGCAAAGCTGACACAGCCCATACGGCGGCTTTCGACCAGTTTGGGCTCGAAATCTTCCCCGATCACCAGCTCCGTCGATCCACCGCCGATGTCGATGACCAGTTTGCGACCTTTCTCTGGCTGTGTATGTTCCACGCCCATAAAAATCAGTCGGGCTTCTTCGTTGCCGGAAATAATTTCAATCGGATAAGGAATGACCTTTTCTGCCCGCTTGAGAAAATCCGTCGCGTTCAGTGCCTGACGCAAGGTATGGGTTCCCACAATACATACGCTTGATGGAGGGAAACCCTGCAGACGTTCTGCGAACAATGACAAACAGCTTAATCCGCGTTCCATTGCCTCTTCGCTCAGCTTGTTGTCTTCGCCGAGGCCGTCCGCCAGATGTACGCGTTGTTTCAGCCGTCCGATAATTTGCATCGCGCCATCAACCACGCGGGCAATGACCATATGAAAACTATTTGATCCAAGATCGACCGCAGCGAACTCCTGCGGTCGTGGTGACTTGTCGTGTATTGGCATAGCGTTAGTCAGGTTGCTCGAGTGATTTGATGTAGTCATAAATCGCCAATTGTGACTGAACCTTACGACGGTTTCCACGAGGCACGTAGCGATTACTCAGTTCTTTATCGATGTAACGGGCTTTCACCGTATCGCTGAACAGGATCTCGATAATATCCAGCACGCGTTGCTTAAGGCGTGGGTCAAGAAGCGGAGTGGCGACTTCGATACGATAATCGATGTTCCTCGTCATCCAGTCTGCGGAGGAGAGATACACTTGCTTATCGCCGCCGTTCTCGAAGATATAGACCCGATCATGCTCAAGGTAGCGGTCAACGATGCTGATGACGCGAATATTGTCACTGATCCCTTCTAAGCTCGGGATCAGCGAACACATACCACGGATCAGTAAATTGACCGGCACTCCTGAACTTGAGGCCGCGTAAAGGCGATCAACCAGCCCTTTATCGACCAGGTTATTCAGTTTTAAGGTGATACCAGAAGGTAATCCCTGCTGCGCATTGGCAATCTCTTTGTCGATCATGCTGTACAGCAGACGCCGGGAGTTTTGTGGAGACACCAGCAGATAATCGAACGTCACCGGACGATACGGGTTCTCAATAAAGTTGAACACCCGGCGGACCTCATTGGTAATGCGAGAATCAGCGGTGAGCAATGAATAGTCGGTATACAGACGAGCCGTTTTTTCGTTGAAGTTGCCGGTACCAATATGGGCGTAGCGTACGACCTCATCGCCTTCTTTACGTGAGATCAGGAACAGCTTGGCGTGAATTTTCAGCCCTGGCGCGGAGAAGATAACGTGTACGCCGGCTTCGGTCAGACGCTTGGCCCAATGAATGTTGGCTTCTTCATCGAAACGCGCCTGCAGTTCTACCACTACCGTCACTTTCTTACTGTTGTGAGCGGCGTGGATCATTGCGTCGATGATGCGCGAGTCTTTTGCCACACGGTAGATGTTGATTTTAATCGCCAGTACGCTCGGGTCAAAGGAGGCCTGACGCAGCAGCTCAAGTACGTGCTCAAAAGTATGGTACGGATAATACAGCAACACATCGCGCTCGCGAATGGCGTCAAATCCGTTACGGAATTTCTCGTTATCAAACCAAATGTGGCGCAGACGCGGCAGCGGTTTGTTGACCAGATTGGCTTTGCCAACGTTAGGGAAGTTAATAAAGTCTTTAAAATTATGGTAACGGCCACCGGGTACGATTGAGTCGTAGCGAGAAATGGTCAGCTTTTCACGCAGAACTTCTACCAGCGCATTTGGCATATCGCGCTGATAAACAAAGCGCACAGGTTCAGCGGTCAGACGCTGCTTCAGACTGGACGACATGAGTTCCATCAGGCTGGATTCCATTTCGTGCACCAAATCGTATTCGGCGTCGCGGGTCATTTTCATCGAATAGGCATTCAGCGCATCGTAATCAAAGAACCCTTTGAAGATGTCATCAAGGCAATAACGTAAGATATTATCCAACAGGATCATTGGCTTGCGACGGCGCGGCGTTTCCGGCGGCAGATTCACAAAGCGGGGAACCTTATCAGACGGAATTTCCAGCAGCGCATAGCGAATGGTATCGCCGCGAATAATCTCCACAGCCAGATAGGTATAGTCGTCTTTCAAAAACTGGACTAAATCTGTTTCGCGGTTAATCAGGATCGGCGTAATGTGCTGGCGAAGATATTGCTTGAAGTAATGGCGTAACCAGCTCTGTTGGTTCACTGACAGCTGGCGTTCATTGATTAAGAAGATTTGGTTGCGAGCCATCTCCAGCAACAATTCGTTGTACAGACCGTCAAATTCCTGATCGGCTTTTAAAACGCGGGCCTGGATTTTACCTAACAGATGGCGGGAGTGAGAGTTTGAACCCTGTTCTTCGCTAATAATGATACGGCGCTTCAGTTCGGCAAAGCGAACTTTGTAAAACTCGTCGAGGTTATTGGAATAGATGCCTAAGAAGCGCATCCGTTCGATCAACGGGTTTGATTTATCAGCAGCTTCCTGGAGTACACGTTCATTGAACGCTAACCAGCTGAGTTCTTTCTCGATATATAGCTTTTCCTGACCCATTACCACTTTTACTCCGTTTCATTCACGGGACACTACCGATTTATTATGGCGAGCAT is a window of Citrobacter sp. Marseille-Q6884 DNA encoding:
- the ppx gene encoding exopolyphosphatase, coding for MPIHDKSPRPQEFAAVDLGSNSFHMVIARVVDGAMQIIGRLKQRVHLADGLGEDNKLSEEAMERGLSCLSLFAERLQGFPPSSVCIVGTHTLRQALNATDFLKRAEKVIPYPIEIISGNEEARLIFMGVEHTQPEKGRKLVIDIGGGSTELVIGEDFEPKLVESRRMGCVSFAQMYFPGGTISRENFQRARMAAAQKLETLTWQFRIQGWNVALGASGTIKAAHEVLLEMGEKDGFITPERLDKLTSEVLKHNSFEALSLPGLSEERKAVFVPGLAILCGVFDALAIRELRLSDGALREGVLYEMEGRFRHQDVRSRTASSLANQYNIDSEQARRVLETTMQMYEQWHAQQPKLANPQLEALLRWAAMLHEVGLNINHSALHRHSAYILQNSDLPGFNQEQQLMMATLVRYHRKAVKLDDLPRFTLFKKKQFLPLIQLLRLGVLLNNQRQATTTPPTLTLITDDNHWTLRFPHDWFSQNALVLLDLEKEQQYWEAVTGWRLKIEEESSPDIAA
- the ppk1 gene encoding polyphosphate kinase 1, with product MGQEKLYIEKELSWLAFNERVLQEAADKSNPLIERMRFLGIYSNNLDEFYKVRFAELKRRIIISEEQGSNSHSRHLLGKIQARVLKADQEFDGLYNELLLEMARNQIFLINERQLSVNQQSWLRHYFKQYLRQHITPILINRETDLVQFLKDDYTYLAVEIIRGDTIRYALLEIPSDKVPRFVNLPPETPRRRKPMILLDNILRYCLDDIFKGFFDYDALNAYSMKMTRDAEYDLVHEMESSLMELMSSSLKQRLTAEPVRFVYQRDMPNALVEVLREKLTISRYDSIVPGGRYHNFKDFINFPNVGKANLVNKPLPRLRHIWFDNEKFRNGFDAIRERDVLLYYPYHTFEHVLELLRQASFDPSVLAIKINIYRVAKDSRIIDAMIHAAHNSKKVTVVVELQARFDEEANIHWAKRLTEAGVHVIFSAPGLKIHAKLFLISRKEGDEVVRYAHIGTGNFNEKTARLYTDYSLLTADSRITNEVRRVFNFIENPYRPVTFDYLLVSPQNSRRLLYSMIDKEIANAQQGLPSGITLKLNNLVDKGLVDRLYAASSSGVPVNLLIRGMCSLIPSLEGISDNIRVISIVDRYLEHDRVYIFENGGDKQVYLSSADWMTRNIDYRIEVATPLLDPRLKQRVLDIIEILFSDTVKARYIDKELSNRYVPRGNRRKVQSQLAIYDYIKSLEQPD